In Archangium lipolyticum, the genomic window GGTGCACCTGCTGGAGCGCCAGCGGGACTTCTCGCGTGAGTTCCGCGGCGAGGGCTTCCAGCCGAGTGGCCGGGACGTGCTGCATCAGATGGGGTTGGGCGCACGTTTCGAGGCGCTGCCGTCGGTGCGGCTGGCGAGCCTGGCGGTGTGGAGGGGCACGAGGCGGTTGGTGTCGGTGGACGTGCCCGAGTCGGCCCGCGACAACGTGGCGCGCATCGTGAGCCAGCCGGCGCTGCTGGAGATGCTGGTGGAGGAGGCGGGACGCTTCCCGCACTTCCGTCTGGAGCGGGGCGTGGCGGTGCGGGACGTGGTGCGCGAGGCCGGGCGCGTGGTGGGCGTGCGCGTGGAGCGGGACGGGCACGAGGAAGAGCTGCGCGCGGACTTCGTCATCGGCACGGATGGGCGCAACTCGGTGCTGCGCCGCAAGGCGGACCTGCACGAGGAGCGCATGCCTCAGTCCTTCGACATCCTCTGGTGCAAGGTGCCGCTTCCCACCTCCTGGCGGCCGGGCCACTCGGAGATCTACGCCACCCTGGGAGGCATGTGCCTGTCCTTCCCCTCCTATGACGGGACGCTGCAACTGGGCTGGAGCATGGGGAAGGGCCAGTTCAAGCAACTGCGCGGCAAGGGCGTGGATGCGTGGATGGAGGAACTGGCCCGGGTGGTGCGGCCGGAGCTGGCCGAGCACATCCTCGCGCACCGTGAACAGGTGAGCCACCCGTTCCTCCTGGATGTCATCTGCGATCGGCTGGTGCGCTGGACTGCACCGGGGTTGCTGCTCATCGGGGACGCGGCGCACCCCATGTCGCCCGTGGGTGGGCAGGGGGTGAACGTGGCCCTGCGCGATGCGCTCGTGGCCGCCAACCACCTGTTCCCCGTGCTCGCCGCGGATGGCTCCCCCGAGGCGCTGGATGCCGCGGCCACTCGCGTCCAGGCCGAGCGGCTGCCCGAGGTGACCGACATCCAGGCCATCCAGACGCGGCAGGCGCGCTTCCTCTCGGGGACGGGGCTGCTGCCCCGGCTGCTACTGGCCTCCCTCCCGCTGCTCGAGAAGCTGGGCATGATGCGGGGCTTCGCCGTAGGAGGGGACCGGCGCTTCCGAGGCGTGCTGAGACCGCTGCGGCTCGCCGTCTGACCCCACCCTCTCCCTCTGGGAGAGGGACGGGGTGAGGGTATCCGCCCCCGTCCTATTTCCCTGGCTCCTCGTCCTCGCGAGCGGGCGCGTCACCCTCAGGGGAGAACCGGGCCACCTGCTCCCTGCTCGCGTTCCAGGCGTCCTCCGCGTCGTGGGCGTGCACCTCCGAGGCCGCCTCGTCATCCTGCTTGCTCGCCCAGGTGGTATGGCCCCCGGCGAAGCCCTCGAGCGGGCGTGGGCCCCGATTCGCCTCCACTTCCAGGTCCTTGGCCTCCAGCTCGCGCAACCGCTCCCGCTCCTGTTCCCGCTCGCGCTGGTGCAGCTTCTCGATGGGATCTTTCGACATCGGGTCTCTCCTTTGCCCGAAGGTGCGAACGGTGCTTCAGGGCGTCAGCGGGTGAAGCCGGGCCATTGGGGGCTCGGGTGCCCGGCCGCCGGGCGGCGAGACGGCGTCCTTGCGGGGCCGTTCCATCCCCCGGAAGCTGCGCGCCATGAAGACACTCCACCGCTCGTACGTCCTGTTGCTCCTGCTGGGCGCTGTGCTCGCCGGTTGCACCGTCGCCCGCGTCCATGTGCTACCGCCCACCGGGGACGAGGTCACCCTGCTGGTCCCGGGCTATCGCGGCAGCTTCCTCGTCACCGAGGGCCCCGAGCCCGAGCGGGCCTGGCTCTCGGTGGGGCAGGCGCTCTCGCGCGGAGAGCGTACGCTCGCCATCCCCTTTCCCGGACAGCGCCCCGTGCCCCACTACGGGCCGCTGCGCCCGGATGGACCGCTCACCCAGCTCTCGGCGGTCTTCGTGTCGGTGGACGCGTACCGCACGTTCATGGAGTTCGGCCGCGACCATCTCCCGGGCTTCGTTCCGTTCTCCTACGACTGGCGGCGGGACATCCGCGAGAGCGCGGGCCAGCTGTGCGCGCGCATCGAGCAGCTCGTGGCGGAAGGGGGAGGGCGGCGGAAGGTGAACATCGTGGCCCACAGCATGGGCGGGCTGGTGACGATGCACTGCCTGCTCCACGGAGGCGCGCAGGCGGGCGAGCGCCCCTGGGCCGGTGCCGAGCACGTGAAGCGCGTGGTCATCCTCGGGACTCCGTTCTCCGGCGGACCGGGCATCTTCGATGACCTGCTGGTGGGCACGGAGACGATGCGCAACCGCGCGCTGCTCGCGCCCGAGGCGCTGTTCACCTTCGCCTCGGCCTTCCAGCTGCTGCCCCCGCGCAGCGACTTCTTCGTGGACGCGGAGGACAGGCCCGTCGAGCTGGATGCCTTTGATCCGGCCGTCTGGTTGAAGCAGGGGTGGGGCCCCTTCGCGGACCCCGCGTTGCGCGAGAACGAGGCCTACCGCGCGCAGCTCGTCCACATGCTGGACGCGCACCGGGAGCTGACCGGGGCGCTCGCGCCGAAGCCGGGGTTGACTCCGGCTCCCTTCGAGATGCTCGTGGTGGTAGGCAAGGGGCGGCCGACGGTGAGCGGCGTGCGGGTGGTGGATGGGAAGCTCGACCTGGAGCACCCGCCGCGCGCGGATGGGGACGGGTCCGTGCTGGCCTCGCGCGCCCTGCCCGTGCTGCCCATTCCCTTCCGCCACCTGGACAGCCCGGCCGAGCACGTGGCGCTCATGTCCGACGCCGAGGTGCTCCAGGCCGTGGAGCGCTTCCTCCAGGGCGAAACGGTGGGCACGGCGCGGTCGCCGTGACGACTTCGGTCAACGCTGCTCGGGCACTGTGAGGAGCCTGTCTTGAATCCGCGCCTCTGCCTGGCCTTGTTCCTGTTGCTGGTGGTGCCGCTTTTGGCCCGAGCGGCCCCGCCCGAGGTGGAAGCGCGGCTCTCGGTGCTGGAGCCAGTGGGGGTGAGCGAGTACCACGGAAGCCAGGGGCGAGGGCTGAAGCTCACCTTCAAGAAGCTCGAGCCCAACCCGGCGCTGGAGCTGTT contains:
- a CDS encoding lipase/acyltransferase domain-containing protein, whose translation is MKTLHRSYVLLLLLGAVLAGCTVARVHVLPPTGDEVTLLVPGYRGSFLVTEGPEPERAWLSVGQALSRGERTLAIPFPGQRPVPHYGPLRPDGPLTQLSAVFVSVDAYRTFMEFGRDHLPGFVPFSYDWRRDIRESAGQLCARIEQLVAEGGGRRKVNIVAHSMGGLVTMHCLLHGGAQAGERPWAGAEHVKRVVILGTPFSGGPGIFDDLLVGTETMRNRALLAPEALFTFASAFQLLPPRSDFFVDAEDRPVELDAFDPAVWLKQGWGPFADPALRENEAYRAQLVHMLDAHRELTGALAPKPGLTPAPFEMLVVVGKGRPTVSGVRVVDGKLDLEHPPRADGDGSVLASRALPVLPIPFRHLDSPAEHVALMSDAEVLQAVERFLQGETVGTARSP
- a CDS encoding FAD-dependent monooxygenase; this translates as MKRVLIVGAGPAGAALAYILASRGVPVHLLERQRDFSREFRGEGFQPSGRDVLHQMGLGARFEALPSVRLASLAVWRGTRRLVSVDVPESARDNVARIVSQPALLEMLVEEAGRFPHFRLERGVAVRDVVREAGRVVGVRVERDGHEEELRADFVIGTDGRNSVLRRKADLHEERMPQSFDILWCKVPLPTSWRPGHSEIYATLGGMCLSFPSYDGTLQLGWSMGKGQFKQLRGKGVDAWMEELARVVRPELAEHILAHREQVSHPFLLDVICDRLVRWTAPGLLLIGDAAHPMSPVGGQGVNVALRDALVAANHLFPVLAADGSPEALDAAATRVQAERLPEVTDIQAIQTRQARFLSGTGLLPRLLLASLPLLEKLGMMRGFAVGGDRRFRGVLRPLRLAV